A region of the Cucurbita pepo subsp. pepo cultivar mu-cu-16 chromosome LG14, ASM280686v2, whole genome shotgun sequence genome:
TTTTAAAGTTAGTTTTTACCTTATCCAGAGTAAGAACCTATCATTTGTTTATACTTTATGCCATCAATCAATTATGTACTAAACGTAGTagcttttatgtttttatctATGGAGATCTATTTTCAGTGGTGCAGGAAGTTTTATCCAGTTAGATTAATGGGGTCAGTGACAGATTATATTCCCTATTATGTTTGTCatgtgttttgttcccctccccCATCAATATGAAACATCACGGTCAACGATGTTTTATTTATGGTCATCTGATCACAATAATAAGCTTGATCAAATCCAAGGGTGATAATTAGGTCAAGAGTCAATTGGGTTTAACATGACTTAGCCCAAAGGCCAATTTAACCTAAGTCCATTGTCGGAAGTTGGgccaaagaaaatttgattcaTTGTAAGCCATACAAAACCCAAATTGGTTCTAAGTAAGAGATATAAAGCCACATTGAACACACGAACTAACTGTGTCCTTTATTATATCATCTATTCCATGCTCAAACTCGAACCCCAAAtctttcaatttcttgttTCCAACCTCAGAACGCATCCAATTTTGCTTCTCATCAACACATCTGcacaacaaacaacaaaaccaTGTCAATTTCCCTACCTCCCCACATCCAATTTTGCTGCTCGAATCAAATACTACCTTTCCAACTTCACATCACAATGTTGTGATAGTCGTTCCGTCAACTCTGACAATGTATAGCTTCCGACACAGCATAGATATCGACCTTTGCCCTTCGTGTGCTCCATTAGGAAGATGTGAGCTCTACATATATCCTTGGTGTGAACCACTGCAACTGATCCTATTCTTTCGTTCACCGTTGATACTATTCTAAGGAAGTTGGGATCTCCTGTGAAATTGATTACgttcatcatttcatttcgTTTAATTTACTTTAAGATTTTCAAATCACCCGAGAGAAAATGACATTACAAAGTTGTTTTGGCTAGCTTATCTATGTagttgaataataataataaaaaaaaaatgtagaaagaTTTTTACTTGTTATTGGTGCCATGAGAACTTGAACGCTTGATGGGACATTGGAAGTGAGGAATGGACCAGAAACTGTGCTTGTAATTACTGAAACGATATCAATACCATTTTCATATGCAAATTTGAATGCTGCGTCCTCACTTAGACGCTTTGAAAGTGCATACACCTATAACAACCAAAGAGAATTAGAGTTAGAGTAGAGTTTCAAATTAGCCAAATGATATACGTCACTTACCCAGCCACTTGGTTTGTTCTTCCAAACTTGATCTACAAAAGTTTGGCATGATTCATCAACAAAACGCTTTCGTTTTCCATTTGCATCTTTACCAGTAAGAGTACTAATCGTCGACGTGAGAACGACTCGCTTCACTGATCTAGATTTCATGCATGACTTAAGCACGTTGATGGTCCCCTTAATTTCCGGGTTGATCACATTTGTTTGAACATATTCCTCTTCGAAAGTTATTAAGAGGAAAACATAAGTCTTTGCTTCATTCAATTATCTCATCTTCTTATATTAAAAGAGCTTACCAATATTGTCTTGTTGATCAACATTGAAAGTCATTGAAGCAGCAACATGAAATACACCATCACACCCTTTTACAGCTTCATCAAAGCTTCCTTCTTCTCGTAGATCGGCTTTGAACAGTTGTAAACGGTCCGTGTTCGTCCATAAAGATAATAGCTTTAAAGACTTTGCTGCACCATTTGATGAcaaaaagattttattaagTACTTAACGacacttaaaaatttattttgaacaacATAATTAGATGTGACGTtgttattcaaaattttgactattctagtaaaaaaaataaatatcttaaacATATAATGCACTCGATATCCAACCTAAAACTAGGATTTGATGGTTCAACTGGATCAAgaaattcatcatcttctatatcatataatatgtGAACAAAGAATCGATCTACTTTATTTATAGATCAAAATTCGGGCTGATCATATCATTCCATTAATTTGATGATCGCTacatcttctttttctattatcaaaattttcaattttatatttaaaaagtatgaAACCACCGAAAGtgaacttgaaaatttgattaattaaaaaaaaaaaaggtttcaGTCTAATAATTACATGAATTGTttctaaaattgaaagttcgaGTATGTATTACAGTTTCTTGAAGTTTCGAGATTTACAACAAATTTTCTAAGAGTCAAGTAGATAAAAACAATTAGTCCcatcataaaaaaagaaaaagaaaaaaaaaaaaaaaagaaaagaaaagagaaaaaggcagagaaaaagaaaagaaggtgaCAAACCTGGGTGTCGAAGAGTGGCATGGACGTTATACccattttgaagaagaaggttAACCAAGGAAGAGCCGATGAAGCCTGTGGCACCAGTGACACAGTACGTTGTTGGACTTCCCCTTCCTCTTTCTgatccttcttcttccatctCTCTGCTTTCTCCGCCCAAACCCaaaccccttttcttttcttttcttctatttatttatttggatgcAGATTCCATAAAAGCTCCAACAAACCCACACAAAACGTATGCCTTCCCTctgtaaaaaatataaaatactgTACAACAGACAAACAACCCAATTAAATTTCACTTTTTACATCCAAACTTCTTTCCttatataacttttttaatttatcttaatttaCCTCCCAAtgggatgaaattgaaaatgttcTTGATAAAGATGATTCTTTTTTAGGGATGGCATCCAAATAAGAGGAATCTTGGAATCTCTATTCTCATTCAAAATTCAGAATTGGTGTAATCATAGGTTGGGTCTTAGGGATTTTTCTGAGGAAGCATGTAAGTATATATGCACATAGAATAGATGTAATGACTCTAGATTTTTACTAACTTAAATCTCTACggtatatataatataactaTTTTATGCGGAAATAATCATGAAATTACATGTTTAATAAAAggtctttaaaataaattaacggaaaaattaaaatagacataggtaaaaattaaatagaaataccttatactaacctatagtcTATGCATGTATTATGGTCACAAATTTCATGATGTGttactttataaatttgtataatCTTTTAAACCATCAAATAAGACTCCTTATCAAATTTCATGCCATTTAGAGGTCACTTTGGTTATAAGCCAATGGTATATAattataggggcattttggtcattttacgcCCACTCTTGGTTTAGTCTCCTGTCATAATCCATGACCACTAAATACCATACAGGATTGTATCATGTCATATTGAGCCTTcacctaaaattttatgagaaacaaaatccaTTTATAATGTTTGTGGTTTAGGTGCTTCATTGAAATCAACATTCATGTGGAAAATAACGTTGGAAAACTTTAAATACAtagcaaaatcattttcatgcatATAGTAGCATTTAGTAGCTTACTAAACCATGACTCCCTATTCACACTACAAAACTTGCTAAATCTAAACACTATCAATACATCAATTAACATTCACATTTCATACAAGGTAAATCATGAAATGGGAActactttttctatttttagacTTAGGTAGCCTGCTCTACCTAAATAGTACGCAACCAGTGTCCTGGGTCGAGGTACTACGTCCTAAAACTCTATCTATGGTGGGACAATGTGGTGTGTGTGCTAGCATGCTCTCATCATCCATGAGAGGTTAGCTAGTGAATCCTATCCACAGGACCATCTAGTCACCTAAGATTGGGGGAGTGATCCTTTGTGCTTGCAAGTTACTAAGACTACCATATAATTCTATTTCCCCTCTTAGGACAGATATGTTGTGTGTCATAATTTAACTATGATGAGAGTAGGTTATGACCCTCATGTTACGACAAGAGAAGCAGCAACCCTCAAGTGGCGCCTATCCGGCCATGCGAGGGCCTAGATGAGTGCCATGATGCAACTAAGGAGGatggtgcatcatctaacGTACCACACAAAATGGACATTGAAGAGAAGATGAAGCATAAACCAGACAAAGGCCACAAGTAGATACAAGTGtcaaagataggcttgttgaagggtcgAGTAGGGCCCAATCCTTAACCTCGAAAGTTAGCTTTTTGAAGGAAATTTGGAGATACGATTTTGGAGTAAAGTTTgttcatatgaaatatgaatgcttgCCAAAGTTGGTGTCAACCGAACATCGAACGAATGCTCTACAACACCAAATGACTGTTCGCTATGACATCTATGCGAGAAGCATTGAAAATGCTCAAAATGTACCTTAGGGGGAGAcatggtgttagctctccaccacgTCTGGACCCTATGGCCTAAGCGAGCTACCCTATGGCACATACGTGACACAGCGTGAGCGAGCATCTCGGGCATCTTCCTTTGAAAAGAGTCTTTCAAGGACAGTTCTAGATGTAATATATGTGTCAGTATTGCACCCCAACCCATGTGTCAAGGGTTGGATTATTCTCCCGCAATCCGAAACGTATGTCACAAATGGTTTAGCATGGACTTGAAGAGTCTGATGCTCGAGAGAACCCatatggatggatgttcgaaATGTTGGGATGAGAAGATTGACACATAGGTCCGTTTCCAACGGATGTGTCTGAGCAAGTAAAGATGGTCGAGCTGTCCCGAAACATGAAATGACATCACGACCCATGAGTCATGTTGttgggaaccaagatgatgatgagatgtgATGTTGTTGTGTCGCacacgattgaacatgcacgcatgAGTGGCCGAACAAGTTTGGATTCTGCACAAGTTGTGTTCGGTTGGTGAAGACAAACCTCGTTGTCGGTTCAATGAAGGCACAAAGTTGGgcaaaaaatgtgaatgagaCTTGAGTTCCCTCTTAAGGTTTGTCATGAGCGTGCCAAGATCACGATGTCGCAAGGTTGAAGAAGTATGACTGTGACACTGTGCAGGACAATCCAACTAAACTATTGGTCACACAAGCCTAACCACCCTAGGCTTGACTCGACGGTATTTGTACTGAAGTGGAAAGGAAAGCGGAAGCTCTATTGACACCGTACCAACTGCTAACAGTCTAGAGGTTACCTTTGTCTTGCTGAGTTGCTACAATCTTTATGATCTTTGACCATGGAAGCTTACTTCGCTTACGCAATGAATGACCGGTGATCTTAATTGAGGCGAGACCTCATAAAATTATGATGAGATAATATGGTGATTTCTAGTCTAAACATCATCCAAGTGAGGTTGGCTAGCCCATCCCTAAGGATCATAAAGTCACCTAAGTTTGGGACATGCGATCCCTATGTCCTAACCAGCTATTAGGTTATCGGACGTGGTCCTACGCTCCCCTCTCAGGAAAGGGTTTATAGCACAGTTGCCCTATTGAAGAGACCACTGGCCATTCCACGAAGCTGAATCTCACACTAACCTAACCACCTTGAGCCTAACTCGTTAGGAAAGGCAGTGGAGGGTTTGAAGACACTGTCACACTACTATTAGCCTGAAGAACCACCTTGGTCATCTTCGGTTTCCGTGGAGGTTTACTAGATTCTTAGGGGCTTCTAGGTGGTTTAAATCTCATCTCTCATTTTTGGAACACTCGAAGTTAGCTCCTTGGGGCTAATCCAAGTCCCTAGGTGTACTCAGATCTTGACCTTTGATCACCGCTCATGATTCTGGGGTACTAGATCTACGGGAAATATTTTGACTTAGGTCAACGTGTAAACTGCATCAGCTGTGGTGCCCTAATCTTAACTGAGTTCTTTCACGCATGCTTTGTTACAGAGATACCTATTGATCACCTAAGCACttaatccataatttaaatttggtctTGGTCATATCTCGAAGTTGAGAAGGTTTATTGGATTCTGAAGGCAGTTAGGTGGTTTAACACGGGCTTATGACTCTAGGTTGCTTTGTTTTGACTCctcaagtctttcttagtctaGGAGCACTAGGGTTTAGACACTCTTACCGTTGCTCACAATCCTAAGGTGCTCAGTCTATTGGAGGGCTCCTAACCTAGGTCATCGTCTAGCCAACCTAATTCTAATGCCCTAGCTTTGTGCATATAAACACGTTTTACAAGGAGTACACACCTAGAGCTAACAAATACTAtatcatgcatacatacaagCAAACAAGTTCAACGGAAAAATAGCATCCATCAATCACCCGAAGCACAGATCAAAGTAGTCTATCCTTCTTTCTGACACAatgaaaaacatataaaacaaCATTTATCACGAATCTTATCACAAGGAcatttttgtgattttttacATCATACATAACGTACTCATCCACATTTGCCCAACTTAGTGATCATATTCTCTTTCTAGCTAAGCATGATACCTAACACACGTTTCTCATAAATCTCAACATAAGGACATAACAGTAATTTTACCATAACATACATACAATTCATACTCATCCAAAAACGCCTTTATGGAGTCTTTAACATGCATTTTCTTACCACCTAAGGTAAGGACTGCTCGCATGCGAGCACATCCTAGCGATCCCTATAAGTATTACTTGCCTAAAGTACATGTGATTACTTATTTGGATGATCCGTGCCTTTCCGAGCTAGCTTTACTTGCAGCTAAAAAAttcctaaaatctctctctcacgTGCTGTCACTTGTGCATTCAACTTCTTCGTCaaaatttccctttttccAAACCAATTTTCGATTCTTTTCCACatttgttgaattttcataACTTGGagtgtgagatcacacatcggttggaaaagggaacgaaacatttcttataagggtatgaaaatctcttcctaacaaaTGCGCTTAAAACTATGTGACTAacgacaatatgtaacgagccaaagtgtGAAGAGATCAGAACGAGCTAAAAACAATCGATGGAGGGAAAATGTGGCTAGTTaggtttctttctttaaattgtccctttattattatcattactTTGTTTTTGGCATCACATGTACGGTTGTTTTGGTTTGACTCCTTGTGCGAACAAAAACAAAGTGGTTTaacatttttgttgttattggAATTCACATGGCGTGATTTCAGTGTTTTGTGTTAGCTGCGTGTGGcaggtatatatataatatatggcTGCTTGTTGTAATTATATTGAATGATGTCTGCAACTGCACCACCAGAATAGGAAAGCCAACAGGCCGATGTAACCTACCAACCCCACTTCCATATGCACGTTCCACCCTTCCAATTCAACCATTTTAATTGCTGAAATAattgtaatttctttgttttcttcttcttcttcttctcgtGTCTTCGCATGATCTCTCTCATGTCTTCTTCAACATtaagaattttgtttctttgtttcgaGAGGGTTTTGTTGGATGTCTTTATCTTGCAACGTGTATTAATGATTTAAAGAATGGAAGTAGCTAGGAAAGCCAAGAACCATGCAGTTCTTGATATCATTAAAGCCATTGCCTAAAGGCTACAAGCACCATCCCtcttttggattttctcttAATTTGCTTTAATGTTCAAGGATGGATCTGACTGTCGCTCACGATTCTAAGGTGCTCAGTTTATTGGAGGTGTCTTAACCTAGGTCATTATCTAGCCAACCTAACTCTAACACCCTAGCTCTGTGCAGATAAACACGCTCTACAAGGAGAATACATAGTCAAACACTTGGAGCTAACACGTACTTATATCGTGCACACATACAAGAAAACAAACTCAACagggagataacatccatcaatcactTAGAGCACATATTACAATAGCCCATCCTCCTTTCTAACACAACGGAAAGTGTATAAAACATCATTCATCACAAATCTCATAATAGGGGCATTATTATAATTCATtctggcagcggacttgcgattgtgtggcactcactttccaacgacaagtgagctaagccaattcattcttacgtcgcctacagccaagcgacgtatgctcgagcctctggccttagtttaagagaaggttttagaaaacgagggcagagagaaatttttgaaagagagatttttgaaagacattatataagcaagcaaaagagtaacaacaacggctcacagtatataaccttgggtagggagaagttaacaactagtcatatccccctatagtacattctgggTATTTCATGTTtagcaggcctagacatgatttttccaaaaCGTCATACTCCCTAGAAATACAGAAGGAAAATactagaacatggaaagacataaagggtttggcttgtcatgggcaacacgccttgggcgagcatgaccgtgacatacTCCCCCACCTAAATGGTTGACGTCTTTGTCAACCGACTACTTTCAAACCTGGTTCGGCACGTTCCCAGCTAGTTTCCTCCGTAGGGAGATTtttccatttgacaaggaattcgCGAATCGTCCATACgggtcttcctatcttcctaactctgtcggctaggatctcttctacttctttggtgtctctttgtttcagATCTATGCTGGTCATCATCTGGGTCAGGGTGAtagggcttcaagttgctcacatgaattactgggtgaattttcatccatgtgggTAGCGCAACTCTGTAGGAAGTATCCCTGATTtttttaaggacttcaacCGGGCTTTCATATTTTCGAACTAGTCTTTGGTCCTTTCGGTTGTAGAATTTGATCTGTTCTGGTCTCAACTTGATGAGAACTTGGTCTCCTGCTCGGAATTGGAGGGGGCGACGCTTCTTGTCCGCCCACCtcttcatatgcttggaagcTTTCTCCAAATATTTTCGGGCTATATTTGTTGTCTGCTTCCATTCGCTGGTGAAATTTtgagcttgagggttttttcctgcataaggatgatcaataatatggggTAAAGCCGGCtgtcgtccacttacaatttcgaagGGGCTCTTTCCCGTAGACGAACTCGTCTGACAATTGAAACAGAATTGGGCAACATCGAGCAGTTGTATCCAGTTCTTCTGGCGAGCGTCGACGAAGTGACGTAAGTACTCTTCTAGCAAGCAGTTGAACCGTTCCGTTTGTCCATCGGTTTGAGGATGATAGCTCGAGGGGATGTTTAAAGTTGTTCCCAAGAATGCGAATAACTCGGTCCAGAATGTGCCGATGAATCTACCATCCCTGTCGCTAATGATTCTCGATGGTATGCCCCATAACTTCACaatgtgtttgaaaaatagttgggcTGTTAGTTCAGCTGAACATAATTTGGGTGTGGGAATGAACGTCGCGTATTTCGAGAATTGGTCTACAATAACCAAGATGGCGTTATATTTTCTGACTTTTGGGtggtgtgttatgaagtccagAGATACACTTCCCAAGGTCTTGTTGGCACGGGTAGAGGTTCGAAGAGTCCCGAGACTTTTACTTTCTCGACTTTGTCCTGTTGGCAGATGAGGCATGTCTTGGTGTACTGCATGATGTCGTCTCGCATATTTGGCCAGAAGTACCCCTTTTTTATTAAGGCGTATGTTCGTTGCCACCTAGGGTGTCCGACCCATAAGGTATCATGACATTCAtgaatgagcttcttcctcagttcTCCTGTTCTTGGAACGTATAATCGGTTTCCCTTTGTAATTAGAAGGTCTCCCTTGATCCAAAACTGTTGTGTCTTCCCAGCTTTGGCTAGTTCAACGACGGCTTTGACCGATGGATTTTTATGTaaatgttctttgatgatgtcgcgcatcgatccatcgatcttacttgagtgaatatgggctaacatACACAGGGCTGCATGTTCGCCCTTCTGACTCAGCACGTCGGCTGCTTGGTTGCTCTTTCATGCCTTGTGTTCGAATTTGAAGTCGAATTCAGCCAATGACTCCTGCCATTGGGCTTGTTTTGTcgtcaattttggttgatcgaaGAAATGGCAAATGGCGCTGTTATCCATCTTCACTACGAACTGTGATCCCAAGAGGTACTGTCTCCAGACTCGTAGGCAATAGACCACATCcaacatttctttttcggaGACAGTGTAACTCCTTTCAGCATCATTGAGCTTCCGACTTTCATAAGCGATGGGGTGAccttcttgaataaggacACCACCTAGGGCAAAGTCGGAAGCATCCGTCTCTATTTCAAACGGTTTAGTAACATCTACTAATCCGAAGACAGGACCCTTCGTCATGGTtgccttcagatcttcaaaggccatttgacattcatttgaccacgaccaagggtcGTCTTTCTTTAGAAGTTCTGTTAATGAGGTGGCTCCtcgtgaaaacccttcgacAAACACCTATAGTAGTTTGCCAATCCTAGAAAGGATCGCACATCGGATACTGAAGTAGGAATTTTCCACTCTTGGATAGCTTTATTCTTATCGCTATCCATACCGATCTGTCCACAACTGATGACATGTCCAAGAAAGTTGATACATGTTTGTGCGAAgacacatttttctttcttgacgtACAACTAGTTATGCCGCAGCTTGTCAAACACTAGCTTCAGGTGCACCTTGTGCTCCTCCAGGGTTGTGCTGTATATAACTATGTCATCGAGGTATACTACGACGAACTGATCCAAGTATTCATGGAAAACCTGGTTCATTAACGTGCAGAACATAGCTGGGGCGTTTGTCAAACCAAAGGGCATTACCAGGAATTCGAAGGCCCCATACCTTGTTACACACGTCGTCT
Encoded here:
- the LOC111810302 gene encoding putative anthocyanidin reductase, which encodes MEEEGSERGRGSPTTYCVTGATGFIGSSLVNLLLQNGYNVHATLRHPAKSLKLLSLWTNTDRLQLFKADLREEGSFDEAVKGCDGVFHVAASMTFNVDQQDNIEEYVQTNVINPEIKGTINVLKSCMKSRSVKRVVLTSTISTLTGKDANGKRKRFVDESCQTFVDQVWKNKPSGWVYALSKRLSEDAAFKFAYENGIDIVSVITSTVSGPFLTSNVPSSVQVLMAPITRDPNFLRIVSTVNERIGSVAVVHTKDICRAHIFLMEHTKGKGRYLCCVGSYTLSELTERLSQHCDVKLERCVDEKQNWMRSEVGNKKLKDLGFEFEHGIDDIIKDTVSSCVQCGFISLT